A DNA window from Sphaeramia orbicularis chromosome 22, fSphaOr1.1, whole genome shotgun sequence contains the following coding sequences:
- the LOC115413243 gene encoding LOW QUALITY PROTEIN: uncharacterized protein LOC115413243 (The sequence of the model RefSeq protein was modified relative to this genomic sequence to represent the inferred CDS: inserted 1 base in 1 codon), translating to MTLANGQSIKSTVCICGKVCKNPTGLKIHQTKMACLRGGRVKQRTGAVAGTTDEVLVTVPDQTEEEPGPEAPHSARNLRAAPAPPQTGTSGQRRVKWPATNNKEWLQLDADIDKIIETTVKGDVDHKLQAMCTLITTIGAERFGVTERPVSSQVVRPNRRELKISQLRQELKTLKRQFRAAKEEERGALSELRQLSRRNLVTLRRAEWHRKKGKEKAKKRKAFITNPFSFTKRLLGQKKSGNLVCPVEEINHHLNITFSDPTREQDLGPCEALVKPPEPGVQFNTAEPTLKEVKEVVMAARSSSSPGPSGVPYRVYKQCPKLLVRLWKIMKVIWRRGRVATQWRSAEGVWIPKEEDASNIEQFRIISLLCVEGKIFFKIVSQRLTDFLLKNGYIDTSVQKGGVPGVSGCLEHTGVVSQLIREARESRGDLATLWLDLTNAYGSIPHKLVETALTRHHVPVSITNLILDYYNNFQLRVTSGSLTSAWQRLEKGIITGCTISVPLFSLAMNMIVKSAEVECRGPLSRSGTRQPPIRAFMDDLTVMATSVPGCRWLLQGLERLISWARMSFKPTKSRSLVLKKGRVADRFRFTIGGTPIPTMTEKPVKSLGKVFNCSLRDSDALQHTKAELTSWLTAIDKSGLPGKFKTWIYQHGVLPRLLWPPLVYEVPMSMVETLERTISQFLRRWLGLPRSLSSIALYGHSTILQLPISGLVEEFKVTRARELMMYRDSSDKKVATAGILVKTGRKWKAQEAIDRAEARLQHNILVGNTAVGRAGLGSFPKPRYDKARGREKRQMVQDVIRAEVEEDRRVKMVAMYQQGAWTRWEHAEQRKITWPELWRLEPQHMKFLIQSVYDVLPSPTNLLRWGLADTAACQLCLKRATLEHILSCCPKALGEGRYRWRHDQVLRTLADTLSSALTNCKYQHTPKQSITFXRAGEKAQHQPSSSGGLLTTARDWKLHVDLGRQLKFPENISATLLRPDMVLTSESTKQVVLVELTVPWEDRMEEANERKRAKYAELVTECRSNGWKARCEPVEVGCRGFAGQSLPRTLKLLGVKGQLCRRAIKSIIEAAEKASRWLWIRRGDPWSSGPLGHKPGTDHPRLGRPSEGV from the exons ATGACCCTAGCTAACGGACAATCGATAAAGAGCACAGTCTGCATCTGCGGCAAGGTGTGCAAAAACCCGACAGGTCTCAAAATCCACCAGACCAAGATGGCCTGTCTGAGGGGAGGACGAGTGAAGCAACGCACAGGTGCAGTGGCCGGCACTACAGACGAAGTGCTTGTCACGGTCCCTGATCAGACGGAGGAGGAGCCAGGCCCGGAGGCACCCCACAGTGCCCGGAACCTCCGAGCTGCACCAGCCCCCCCGCAAACTGGAACATCAGGACAACGTCGGGTTAAGTGGCCTGCCACCAACAACAAGGAGTGGCTTCAGCTGGACGCGGACATTGACAAGATCATCGAGACAACAGTGAAGGGCGATGTGGACCACAAACTCCAGGCCATGTGCACCCTCATAACTACCATCGGCGCAGAACGGTTTGGGGTGACAGAAAGACCTGTGAGCAGTCAGGTAGTGAGACCCAACCGGCGGGAGCTCAAGATCAGTCAGCTGAGGCAGGAACTGAAGACCTTGAAACGCCAGTTTAGGGCagcaaaggaggaggagagaggcgcCTTGTCTGAGCTCAGGCAGCTCTCGAGGAGAAACCTCGTCACACTCAGAAGAGCTGAATGGCACAGAAAGAAGGGGAAAGAGAAGGCCAAGAAGCGCAAGGCATTCATTACCAACCCATTCAGCTTCACCAAGCGGCTACTGGGACAGAAGAAGAGCGGTAACCTGGTGTGTCCTGTGGAGGAGATCAACCACCACCTCAACATCACCTTCAGCGATCCAACAAGGGAGCAAGATCTTGGCCCATGCGAGGCACTGGTAAAGCCGCCAGAGCCCGGGGTGCAGTTTAATACTGCAGAGCCCACCCTGAAAGAGGTCAAAGAAGTAGTGATGGCTGCAAGATCCAGCTCCTCCCCAGGCCCCAGTGGAGTCCCTTACAGAGTCTACAAGCAGTGCCCCAAACTGCTTGTGCGACTCTGGAAGATCATGAAGGTGATCTGGCGCAGGGGAAGGGTCGCAACTCAGTGGAGGTCTGCAGAGGGAGTCTGGATTCCGAAAGAAGAGGATGCAAGTAACATCGAGCAGTTCCGTATCATCTCGCTGCTATGTGTTGAAGGGAAGATCTTCTTCAAGATAGTATCCCAACGGCTTACAGACTTCCTCTTGAAGAACGGCTATATAGACACCTCAGTACAGAAGGGGGGAGTTCCAGGTGTTTCGGGATGCCTAGAACACACGGGTGTTGTCTCGCAGCTGATCCGGGAGGCAAGGGAAAGCAGAGGGGATTTGGCAACACTCTGGCTGGACCTAACAAACGCCTATGGATCCATTCCCCACAAGCTCGTCGAAACAGCACTGACAAGACATCATGTGCCAGTGTCCATCACCAACCTCATCCTGGACTATTACAACAACTTCCAGCTGAGGGTAACTTCGGGATCATTAACATCTGCCTGGCAACGCCTGGAGAAGGGTATTATAACCGGCTGCACTATTTCAGTGCCACTCTTCTCCCTGGCTATGAACATGATTGTGAAGTCAGCTGAGGTGGAGTGTAGAGGCCCCTTGTCGAGATCTGGTACTCGGCAGCCTCCCATAAGAGCATTTATGGACGACCTCACAGTGATGGCAACCTCTGTTCCCGGCTGCAGATGGCTTCTCCAGGGGCTAGAGCGGCTCATCTCTTGGGCGAGGATGAGTTTCAAGCCCACCAAGTCCAGGTCTCTGGTCCTGAAGAAAGGCAGGGTGGCCGACCGGTTCCGCTTTACCATAGGAGGGACACCAATTCCAACGATGACGGAAAAACCTGTCAAGAGCCTGGGCAAGGTCTTCAACTGCTCCTTGAGGGACTCAGACGCACTCCAGCATACCAAGGCTGAGCTGACATCATGGCTCACAGCAATAGACAAGTCGGGGCTACCAGGGAAATTCAAAACCTGGATCTACCAACACGGAGTCTTGCCAAGACTCCTTTGGCCCCCGCTTGTCTATGAGGTGCCCATGTCAATGGTGGAGACACTGGAACGGACCATCAGTCAGTTTCTCCGCAGGTGGCTTGGGCTCCCCCGATCCCTCAGCAGCATCGCTCTGTATGGCCATTCCACCATACTGCAACTTCCAATCAGCGGCCTGGTGGAAGAGTTTAAGGTCACACGTGCCAGGGAGCTGATGATGTACCGGGACTCCTCCGACAAGAAAGTCGCCACAGCAGGGATCCTGGTGAAAACTGGGAGAAAGTGGAAGGCACAGGAAGCCATTGACAGAGCAGAGGCACGACTGCAGCACAACATCTTGGTGGGCAACACGGCAGTGGGCCGGGCGGGACTTGGCAGCTTCCCCAAGCCCCGCTACGACAAAGCCAGAGGAAGGGAGAAACGTCAAATGGTACAGGATGTGATCAGAGCAGAGGTGGAGGAAGATCGGCGGGTCAAGATGGTGGCTATGTACCAACAAGGCGCCTGGACGAGGTGGGAGCACGCCGAACAGCGGAAAATCACCTGGCCAGAGCTCTGGAGACTCGAACCCCAGCACATGAAGTTCCTCATCCAATCAGTATATGACGTTCTCCCTAGCCCAACCAATCTGCTGCGATGGGGCTTGGCAGACACTGCAGCATGCCAGCTGTGCCTGAAGAGAGCCACCCTAGAGCACATCCTCAGTTGCTGCCCGAAGGCCTTGGGGGAAGGGCGGTACCGCTGGCGTCACGACCAGGTCCTCAGGACTCTGGCAGACACGCTCAGCTCAGCACTTACCAACTGCAAATACCAGCACACCCCCAAGCAGTCCATCACTT GAAGAGCTGGGGAGAAGGCACAACATCAGCCAAGTTCCTCTGGGGGGCTCCTCACCACTGCACGAGACTGGAAACTCCATGTCGACCTGGGAAGACAGCTCAAATTCCCAGAGAACATCTCGGCCACTTTACTTCGGCCAGACATGGTGTTAACATCAGAGTCAACAAAGCAAGTGGTTCTGGTTGAGCTTACTGTCCCCTGGGAGGACAGAATGGAGGAGGCCAACGAACGCAAGAGGGCCAAATATGCTGAACTGGTGACTGAGTGCCGGAGCAATGGCTGGAAAGCCCGCTGCGAACCAGTCGAGGTGGGGTGCCGGGGTTTTGCTGGCCAGTCACTACCCCGAACCCTAAAACTCCTTGGAGTAAAAGGTCAGCTGTGCAGAAGAGCCATCAAGAGCATCATAGAGGCTGCAGAAAAAGCCTCAAGGTGGCTATGGATCCGGAGGGGAGATCCATGGAGTAGTGGGCCACTTGGACACAAGCCGGGGACTGATCACCCCCGGCTGGGTCGCCCGAGCGAGGGTGTTTGA